In Miniphocaeibacter halophilus, the following proteins share a genomic window:
- a CDS encoding copper-translocating P-type ATPase → MAGIHTILNEGWFQLILATPVQFFIGGRFYKAAYNSIRGGGANMDVLITMGTSAAYFYSIYHVIIGSSELYFESSAVIITLILLGKYFEKRAKTRTTDAINKLLELQAKTAVVERDGKEIEISVEDVVIGDTILVKPGEKIPVDGTIVFGNTNIDESMITGESIPVEKTVDDEVIGATINKNGFIKFKATKIGKDTMLAQIIKLVEDAQGHKAPVQRLADKISGIFVPAVIVIALITFLLTYFLKGSFDNAIMNAVAVLVIACPCSLGLATPTAIMVGTGKGAELGILIKSGEYLEKAYEMNAIVFDKTGTITEGKPAVVDIKNYNIISENKLISIAASLEKISEHPLGEAVVKYATENNHSMVEVVDFNSITGKGIEGKIDNKKYYIGSKKLLNEKNIVYDEKDINDFQEKGQTPLLISDEENLLGIISVADEVKPTSKEAIDELGEMGVDVYMITGDSKRTAKAIGKSIGIRNILAEVLPNEKAEKVKAIKEEGKVVGMVGDGINDAPALVESDIGFAIGTGTDIAIEASDITIINGDLCSVVTSIKLSKRTMRTIKQNLFWAFFYNAIGIPIAALGFLDPMIAGAAMAFSSVSVVSNSLRLKNFKK, encoded by the coding sequence ATGGCAGGTATTCATACTATTTTAAATGAAGGATGGTTTCAACTTATTCTTGCAACACCTGTACAGTTTTTCATAGGTGGAAGGTTTTATAAGGCTGCTTATAATTCAATAAGAGGTGGCGGAGCCAACATGGATGTACTTATAACAATGGGTACTTCAGCTGCCTATTTTTATTCTATTTATCATGTAATAATTGGTTCATCGGAACTTTATTTTGAATCAAGTGCTGTAATTATTACTTTGATTTTATTAGGTAAATATTTTGAAAAAAGAGCCAAGACTAGAACAACAGATGCAATTAATAAACTACTTGAATTACAGGCAAAAACCGCCGTTGTTGAAAGAGATGGAAAGGAAATTGAAATATCTGTAGAAGATGTTGTAATAGGCGATACTATATTAGTAAAACCAGGTGAAAAAATACCTGTTGATGGAACTATTGTTTTTGGAAATACGAATATAGATGAATCCATGATAACAGGGGAATCCATTCCTGTTGAAAAAACAGTTGATGATGAAGTAATAGGTGCAACAATTAATAAAAATGGATTTATAAAATTCAAAGCAACTAAAATTGGTAAAGATACAATGCTGGCACAGATTATTAAGCTAGTAGAAGATGCACAGGGACATAAAGCTCCTGTCCAAAGGCTGGCCGATAAAATATCAGGTATTTTTGTCCCTGCAGTTATAGTAATAGCCTTAATAACTTTTCTTCTAACTTATTTTCTAAAAGGAAGCTTTGACAATGCTATTATGAATGCAGTGGCAGTTTTAGTTATAGCTTGCCCATGTTCTTTAGGCCTAGCAACACCTACAGCAATTATGGTAGGAACAGGAAAAGGTGCAGAATTAGGGATTTTAATTAAATCCGGTGAATATTTAGAAAAAGCCTATGAAATGAATGCAATAGTTTTTGATAAAACAGGAACAATTACAGAAGGTAAACCTGCTGTTGTCGATATAAAAAACTATAATATCATTTCTGAAAATAAGTTGATTTCAATTGCTGCTTCACTGGAAAAAATAAGTGAACATCCTCTAGGAGAAGCTGTAGTGAAATATGCAACAGAAAACAATCATAGTATGGTGGAGGTTGTAGACTTTAATTCCATTACAGGAAAGGGAATTGAGGGTAAAATAGATAATAAAAAATATTATATTGGAAGTAAAAAACTTCTAAATGAAAAAAATATTGTTTATGATGAAAAAGATATTAATGATTTTCAAGAAAAAGGTCAAACACCTTTATTAATTTCCGATGAAGAAAATCTTTTAGGTATTATTTCAGTTGCAGATGAGGTAAAGCCCACATCAAAAGAAGCTATAGACGAACTTGGAGAAATGGGCGTAGATGTTTATATGATTACTGGCGACAGTAAAAGAACGGCAAAGGCAATAGGAAAAAGCATTGGAATTAGAAATATATTGGCTGAGGTTTTACCAAATGAAAAGGCTGAAAAAGTTAAGGCGATAAAAGAAGAGGGAAAAGTAGTTGGTATGGTAGGAGATGGAATAAATGACGCTCCTGCTTTAGTTGAAAGCGATATAGGATTTGCTATTGGAACCGGTACAGATATTGCCATAGAAGCATCGGATATAACTATAATAAATGGTGATTTATGCTCAGTAGTAACCAGTATAAAATTAAGTAAAAGAACTATGCGAACAATAAAACAAAACTTATTCTGGGCCTTTTTCTATAATGCAATAGGAATACCAATTGCTGCACTTGGATTTTTAGATCCGATGATAGCAGGAGCAGCAATGGCATTTAGTTCTGTTTCAGTAGTTTCTAATTCATTAAGACTTAAAAATTTTAAAAAATAA
- a CDS encoding heavy-metal-associated domain-containing protein, with amino-acid sequence MKKLIVSGMTCSHCEKSVKEALGNLKGVKNVNVDLNTKVVTVEGDNLEDTVLKDAVESIGFDVDSIE; translated from the coding sequence ATGAAAAAATTAATAGTAAGCGGAATGACTTGTTCCCACTGTGAAAAATCAGTAAAGGAAGCTTTGGGGAATTTAAAGGGAGTTAAAAATGTAAATGTGGATTTAAACACTAAAGTTGTTACAGTAGAAGGGGATAACCTAGAGGATACTGTATTAAAAGATGCAGTTGAGAGTATAGGTTTTGATGTAGATAGTATAGAATAA
- a CDS encoding metal-sensing transcriptional repressor has product MKEGKAKALKKLKIVRGQMDGVIRMLEEDRYCVDISTQLLAIIGQIRKANTDILADHLKTCVTDAIKNDESDRDEKINEIVNIIDKYVK; this is encoded by the coding sequence ATGAAAGAGGGAAAAGCTAAGGCGTTAAAAAAACTAAAAATAGTTAGAGGTCAAATGGATGGAGTAATTAGAATGTTGGAAGAAGACCGCTATTGTGTAGATATTTCAACTCAACTACTTGCCATAATTGGTCAAATTAGAAAAGCTAATACCGATATTTTAGCAGATCATTTAAAAACCTGCGTTACAGATGCAATAAAAAACGATGAAAGTGATCGTGATGAAAAAATAAATGAAATAGTAAATATAATAGATAAATATGTAAAGTAA
- a CDS encoding CarD family transcriptional regulator: MFDIGDKIVYPMHGAGVIIEKEKKDILGIEKEYFILKMPVGDMKISIPIDKINEVGIRNIVDNDVVEDIFEILSEDQGEIISNWNQRYKDNLEKLRTGDLYEISKVFRDLYILDSEKGLSMAEKKILNTSKKMLISEISVVEDELASEVEYKIISSIKL, translated from the coding sequence ATGTTTGATATAGGTGATAAGATTGTTTATCCTATGCATGGTGCAGGTGTAATTATAGAAAAGGAAAAAAAAGATATTTTAGGTATTGAAAAAGAATACTTTATTTTGAAGATGCCAGTTGGAGATATGAAAATTTCAATTCCTATTGATAAAATTAATGAAGTTGGTATTAGAAATATTGTAGATAACGATGTTGTTGAGGATATATTTGAAATACTATCAGAAGATCAAGGAGAAATAATATCAAATTGGAATCAAAGATACAAAGATAATCTGGAAAAATTAAGAACTGGTGATTTATATGAAATATCTAAAGTTTTTCGAGATTTGTATATATTGGATAGTGAAAAAGGACTTTCCATGGCTGAAAAAAAGATATTGAACACTTCAAAGAAAATGTTGATTTCAGAAATTTCCGTTGTTGAAGATGAATTAGCCTCCGAAGTAGAGTACAAAATTATAAGCTCTATTAAATTATAA